The Tindallia magadiensis genome includes the window TTTATGTGAAGAAATTCCAAGCAGAAGGACGTACCGATGGTCCCGCTTGGGCTGAAGCAAGATTAGAACTGGCTGAAAAAGCAGCTATCCAGCTAGGAATCAGCTTTGCAGAAGAAACTGGCGCCCGATTACACATTGTTCATATGAGTACAGGAATTGGAGCAAAATTAGTAGGCGCTGCAAAGCAAAAAGGACTAGACGTTACTTCCGAAGCTTGCCCCCACTACCTGATGCTTAACTATCAAGATTCCATGACAGAGCATCGCCAATTTGCTAAAATTGCACCTCCCCTACGAACCAAAAAAGACAATGAAGAATTGTGGGAAGGTCTTCAAAATGGAAGCGTTGACTTTATGGGTACCGACCATGCCCCTTATGAGATTGAAACAGAAAAAGAAGGCGTAGTTGATGGTGTTGCCCTTGATATCTGGAACTCTTTCCCAGGTATTCCCGGTGTTGAAACCTTGGTGCCTATTATGGTTAGCGAAGGCTATCTGAAAGGCCGCCTAAGCCTCAGCCGACTGGTAGAAGTATTAAGTACCAACGCCGCCAAACAATACGGTATTTATCCTAAAAAAGGTGCCCTGCACATTGGCTCCGATGCTGACTTTACCATTATCGATTTGGAAAAAGAATGGACCATTGATCAGAAAGAAACTTACTCCATGGCAAAATACAACCCATTGCACGGCATTAAGCTAAAAGGTAAGCCTTACAAAACAGTGGTTCGAGGAAATACGGTTTATGAAGATGGTAAAGGCATTGTTGGAAAACCAGGATATGGACAATTTGTTAAACGACAAAATATCCAAAAGTTATCCCGAACCATTCATTTTAGCGGAAATGACTTCAGACCATAAGAAACCTGATCCCTTATAGACGCCCATTGAAAGATCTGTGTAAGAGAAAACAAAGGAGGAAGAAAAATGCCAAGACATGCTATTTTGGTTATTGATATGTTAAATGATTTTGTTGGAGAAAAAGCACCTCTTCGATGCCCCGGTGGCGATGATATTATCGAGCCTTTACAAAAACTGTTTAAGTGGGTCAGAAGTCGTCAGGACGACGACATTCATCTGGTGCATATCCAGGAAGCACATCGAAAGCACGATGCAGATTTTCGCGTACGACCTGTTCACGCCGTAGACGGAACTTGGGGTTCTGACTTTATACCAGCTCTTTATCCAGAAGGAGATGAGTATATCGTAAAGAAAAGACGGCATAGTGGATTTGCCCATACGGATTTAGATCTTTACCTGAAAGAAGAAAACATTGATACTGTTGTCGTTACAGGTGTCTGGACAAATGTATGCGTTCGAAGTACGGCTACGGATGCTTTAGCCAATGCCTACAAGGTCATCACCCTTAGTGATGGTTGTGCGTCCAAGACAGATGCAATGCATGAACACGGTCTGGTAGATCTTAGTATTTTCACCAAAGTAATGTCTATTGACGAATACATTGATGCCTGGAACAAGGGAGAAGATCCTTGGATCGGTGGAGGCGACGCTGAAAATAAGGTGGAGTAGCCATGAAAATTATTGTTGGAATTTCAGGAGGTAGCGGTGCCATTTATGGAGTGGCACTGCTACAAGCCTTAAAACAACTGGGAGTAGAAACCCATTTAGTTGTTTCAAAAATGGGTGAATATGTATTACAGCATGAATGTGGCATGAACCTGCAGGAACTAGAGAGCATGGTCGCTGTACGCTACGAGGCCACAGATCTGGCCGCCAGTATTTCCAGCGGTTCCTTTAAGACCGATGGGATGGTGATTGTTCCCTGTTCCATGAGAAGCTTGGCCGCTGTTGCTAATGGAATCTCTGATAATCTTCTGACCAGAGCTGCTGATGTTGTATTAAAAGAACAGCGAAAACTGGTTATGGTCGCACGAGAAACACCTCTTAGTGTTATTCATCTGGAAAACATGTTAAAATTAGCTAGAATGGGTGCTGTCATTATGCCGGCATCTCCAGGTTTTTATCATCAACCAGAAACCTTGGAAGATATAGTTGCCATCATGGTTGGAAGAACCTTGGATCAGCTAGGAATAGATCATCAGCTAGTCCAGCGATGGGGCGAAAAATAAGTCCTTCCGATATCATGGAGAAAGGAGGAGGTGAATGGAAAAGCAAATGCTCCGCGCTACTTTAGAAGCTTTTCGTCAACGAAATGAGCTGAAAGTATGCCGCCAAGAAGTAGATTTAACTTATGAGTTAGGCGCTGTATTAAAACACTATCGTAACGAGGTTCCTATTCTTTTTGAAAAAGTAAAAGGTCATCGAATGCCGGTTGCCGGTGCTCTTTTCGGCGAAAGGCAAGCCTATTATGATATGATGAAGATGACCCCGAAAAACCGATTATTCAAAATGATGGCTGCCGTTGCTAGTCCTCAGCCCGTTAAGCACGTAACCAAGGCTCCCGTAAAAGAAGAAATTATTACCACTGGCATTCATCTGGAAAAAATGTTTCCTATTCCAAAATTTCATGAACAAGATTCTTCCACTTATATTACCTCTGGAATTGTTGCTTTAAAAGATCCAGACACAGGAAAAACCCATCTTTCCGTGCGAAGACTTCAGGTAAATGGAGCGCGAGAAGTCAGTGTATTGGTTGCTTCACCTTTAGCTAGGCAACAGTATGCCCAGTTGGAAGCCCAGAACAAACCTTTGGAAATAGCGATTATCCTCGGATATGATCACAGCTTATTGTTAGCTTCACAGATCAGCAGCCAGCTTTATGGCGTTGATAAGTATGAGGTAGACAGTGCTTTAAGAGGCGAAGCGCTAGAGCTGGTTTCCTGCCATCAAATTGATTTATCCGTTCCGGCTCATGCCGAAATTGTTCTGGAAGGTGTTATGCCGCCTAGGAAACGAAAACCAGAAGGCCCCTTCGGTGAACTTATGGGATATTACGGCGGTGTTGGCGACCATCCTGTGGCCGAAATTAAAACCGTGCTTCAACGAAAAAAACCTATCTTTCAAACGGCTTTCCCCTGCCGGGAGGAACATCTTTCCAATGGCCTTATACGCGAAATGGAACTGTACCAGGCCGTGAAAAATGTGGCAGGCGTTGCCGATGTCAATGTTACCGTGGCTGGCGGATGTCGCTTCCACGCGGTGGTCTCTCTCCACGAAGCAAAACCAGGAGAAGCTAAGTCAGCTATTCTTGCCGCTTTAGGAAGTAACAAAGACTTAAAACAGGTAATTATTGTAGATGACGATATTAACATTTATGACCCGGAAGATGTAGAGTTGGCCGTTGCCACTCGCTTCCAGGCTTCCAGAGATCTTGTTGTCATTCCGGAAGCCGTAGGCTCCGGTTTGGATCCTTCCAACGGAATCCGGGGCGTCAGTGATAAAATGGGCATCGACGCTACAGCCCCTTCTGGCGAAATGCGGCAAAAGTTTCACCGGGCCATCATTCCCGGCTATGAAAAACTAGACATAGGGCGTTATTTTCCGGAAGAAAAGTAAGATAAGGATGGAGATGGTATAAATGCAAGCCTTAGGCTTTGTAGAAACCAGAAGTTTAGTAGCCGCCTTAAAAGCGGCGGATGCCATGGCAAAAGCCGCTGATGTCAGAGTCGCCGATTTTAATCGAGTCGGCTCAGGAATTGTAGCCGTCATTGTTGAAGGTGAAGTGGCTGCCGTGAAAGCGGCTGTCGAACATGGCAAAGCAGAAGCCGAAAAAATTGCTGAAATTATTTCATGGAATGTCTTAGCCCGACCACATGACGATGTGGCAAACCTGATGGAGCAGGAGGAATAGATCATGGCAAACCCATTAATCAAGCAAGTTTTACGCAATATTGCTGAAAAAGCTGGGCAAGAAGTGGCTTCTGATCCAAAACAACCCCATCCCTCCCCCACAGGTCAAGAATCAGAGCTGAGATTAGAACCACAACAAAAAATAGCTCTTTCCGAGCTAATACAAAAACATCAAAAGACAACCAATCAACACCAGCCATCAGCAACCCAACAATCAAAAGGTGCCTCGGAGGAAGGAATGTTATCTCTTTCAGACTTGGCTACTAAAAGGAGGAACCGGTCATGAGTGGAGCTCTTGGTATGATTGAAGCAATCGGACTGACCTCTGCCATGACAGCTGTTGATGCTGCCTGCAAAGCAGCTGATATTCAGATGGTCGGCTATGAAAAAGTCATTGGTGCCGGTGCCGCGATTACTATCACCGTTTATTTTACCGGCGAAGTAGCGGCTGTGCAGTCAGGGGTTGATGCCGGTGTAAAAGCCGCCGAAGTATCCGGTCGTGTTCTAGCACATCGTGTGATTCCACGCCCCGATGAAGACGTTATGAAAAAGCTTATTGCCGTTAAGGCTGTTAAGAAAGAAACTAAAAAAACAAGGTTAAAGGATCCAAAGGGTCCAGAAAAGGAGGCAAAGTCATGAGTCAAGCATTAGGATTAGTAGAAACAAAAGGATTAGTAGGTGCCATTGAGGCAGGAGATGCCATGGTAAAAGCCGCTAGTGTTACGATTGAAGGCTTCGAAAAAATCGGATTTGGTCTTGTAACCGTTATGGTGCGAGGCGATGTAGGAGCTGTAAAAGCCGCAACCGATGCTGGTGCAGAGGCTGCCCGTGCTGTAGGCGAACTTCATTCTGTGCATGTTATTCCAAGACCTCATTCCGAAGTAGAACGTGCCATCCTTAAGAAGAGCGAATAATTTCTCCCTAAGCGGCGAATCGCTGAACCAGGAGGGATCTTAAATGAATCAACGAAGCCAGACCCACAGAATACTAAGCCATTTATCTGGCGGAATCGGTGGCTTGCATCATCCCAAAACGACGATTCAAAAGCCTTCCTACCAG containing:
- a CDS encoding dihydroorotase; the encoded protein is MKVDVVVTNARIPQGDDTVLTNILVKDEKIAGFVSELEGVTYDREIDAKGHLTLPGCFDSHTHFMDPGFEHRENFLTGTSSAAAGGLTTIMDMPCCSKPSVRSIPELESKLNRIKDKAIIDFAFWGGVTGEDIRNGDYHVVQEQADYGVCAFKVYMTPSVPTYERVTDPEMLEAFRLVAKTGLVVGIHAENFAMCDFYVKKFQAEGRTDGPAWAEARLELAEKAAIQLGISFAEETGARLHIVHMSTGIGAKLVGAAKQKGLDVTSEACPHYLMLNYQDSMTEHRQFAKIAPPLRTKKDNEELWEGLQNGSVDFMGTDHAPYEIETEKEGVVDGVALDIWNSFPGIPGVETLVPIMVSEGYLKGRLSLSRLVEVLSTNAAKQYGIYPKKGALHIGSDADFTIIDLEKEWTIDQKETYSMAKYNPLHGIKLKGKPYKTVVRGNTVYEDGKGIVGKPGYGQFVKRQNIQKLSRTIHFSGNDFRP
- a CDS encoding cysteine hydrolase family protein is translated as MPRHAILVIDMLNDFVGEKAPLRCPGGDDIIEPLQKLFKWVRSRQDDDIHLVHIQEAHRKHDADFRVRPVHAVDGTWGSDFIPALYPEGDEYIVKKRRHSGFAHTDLDLYLKEENIDTVVVTGVWTNVCVRSTATDALANAYKVITLSDGCASKTDAMHEHGLVDLSIFTKVMSIDEYIDAWNKGEDPWIGGGDAENKVE
- a CDS encoding UbiX family flavin prenyltransferase — protein: MKIIVGISGGSGAIYGVALLQALKQLGVETHLVVSKMGEYVLQHECGMNLQELESMVAVRYEATDLAASISSGSFKTDGMVIVPCSMRSLAAVANGISDNLLTRAADVVLKEQRKLVMVARETPLSVIHLENMLKLARMGAVIMPASPGFYHQPETLEDIVAIMVGRTLDQLGIDHQLVQRWGEK
- a CDS encoding UbiD family decarboxylase, translating into MEKQMLRATLEAFRQRNELKVCRQEVDLTYELGAVLKHYRNEVPILFEKVKGHRMPVAGALFGERQAYYDMMKMTPKNRLFKMMAAVASPQPVKHVTKAPVKEEIITTGIHLEKMFPIPKFHEQDSSTYITSGIVALKDPDTGKTHLSVRRLQVNGAREVSVLVASPLARQQYAQLEAQNKPLEIAIILGYDHSLLLASQISSQLYGVDKYEVDSALRGEALELVSCHQIDLSVPAHAEIVLEGVMPPRKRKPEGPFGELMGYYGGVGDHPVAEIKTVLQRKKPIFQTAFPCREEHLSNGLIREMELYQAVKNVAGVADVNVTVAGGCRFHAVVSLHEAKPGEAKSAILAALGSNKDLKQVIIVDDDINIYDPEDVELAVATRFQASRDLVVIPEAVGSGLDPSNGIRGVSDKMGIDATAPSGEMRQKFHRAIIPGYEKLDIGRYFPEEK
- a CDS encoding BMC domain-containing protein, with product MQALGFVETRSLVAALKAADAMAKAADVRVADFNRVGSGIVAVIVEGEVAAVKAAVEHGKAEAEKIAEIISWNVLARPHDDVANLMEQEE
- a CDS encoding BMC domain-containing protein, producing the protein MSGALGMIEAIGLTSAMTAVDAACKAADIQMVGYEKVIGAGAAITITVYFTGEVAAVQSGVDAGVKAAEVSGRVLAHRVIPRPDEDVMKKLIAVKAVKKETKKTRLKDPKGPEKEAKS
- a CDS encoding BMC domain-containing protein, producing the protein MSQALGLVETKGLVGAIEAGDAMVKAASVTIEGFEKIGFGLVTVMVRGDVGAVKAATDAGAEAARAVGELHSVHVIPRPHSEVERAILKKSE